The following proteins are co-located in the Streptomyces sp. NBC_01198 genome:
- a CDS encoding MFS transporter, translating to MNDRLEQTLPSRAQVLPRVTRIPAPSSSTPQKSAAPALSALGLLTVLLGAALPMVDFFIVNVALPTIDRDLDAGPAVLEMVVAGYGVAYAVLLVLGGRLGDMFGRRNLFLWGLGLFAATSLACGVAPTAWTLVAARVAQGAASALLLPQALATIQSATSGSSRGKALSYYGATAGIASVVGQVLGGVLVSADIAGSGWRAIFLVNVPVAAVALVLALTSVPETRSANPARIDRAGTGLLAVTLITLLLPLTEGRAAGWPLWSWVLLAVSPFAAAAFVAVERHGERTGGNPLLPPSLVRIHSVRSGLLLIVPLCLGFGGFMFVLAVAMQDGLHLGALAAGAALAPLCATFFAASLLGPRLVARFGRRTVTAGSLIQGAGLLILAGTFFWGWPHIGVLALAPGMAVTGFGQGLLLPVVFRIVLSEVPAAQAGVGSGAMATTQQSSLALGVATLGTLFLTLTTSVGFRDALVWALLAQLGAVALTAAFSLRLPRTVV from the coding sequence GTGAACGACCGACTGGAACAGACACTTCCCTCCCGGGCGCAGGTGCTGCCCCGGGTCACCCGCATACCGGCACCCTCCTCCTCCACTCCGCAGAAGTCCGCCGCCCCCGCGCTCAGCGCGCTCGGACTGCTGACCGTGCTGCTCGGCGCGGCACTGCCGATGGTGGACTTCTTCATCGTCAACGTCGCCCTGCCCACCATCGACCGCGACCTCGACGCGGGTCCCGCGGTGCTGGAGATGGTGGTCGCGGGCTACGGCGTCGCCTACGCCGTCCTGCTGGTGCTCGGCGGCCGGCTCGGCGACATGTTCGGCCGCCGCAACCTCTTCCTGTGGGGCCTCGGGCTCTTCGCCGCGACCTCGCTGGCCTGCGGCGTCGCCCCCACCGCGTGGACGCTGGTGGCGGCCAGGGTCGCCCAGGGCGCGGCCTCCGCGCTGCTGCTGCCGCAGGCGCTCGCCACCATCCAGTCCGCGACCTCCGGCAGCAGCCGCGGCAAGGCGCTCAGCTACTACGGCGCCACGGCCGGCATCGCCAGCGTCGTCGGCCAGGTGCTCGGCGGCGTCCTGGTCTCCGCGGACATCGCAGGCAGCGGCTGGCGGGCGATCTTCCTGGTCAACGTGCCGGTCGCCGCGGTGGCGCTGGTGCTCGCGCTCACGTCCGTCCCGGAGACCCGCTCGGCGAACCCGGCGCGGATCGACCGGGCAGGCACCGGGCTGCTTGCGGTCACCCTGATCACCCTGCTGCTGCCGCTCACCGAGGGCCGGGCGGCCGGCTGGCCGCTGTGGTCATGGGTGCTGCTCGCGGTCTCCCCCTTCGCGGCGGCGGCCTTCGTGGCCGTCGAACGGCACGGGGAGCGCACCGGCGGGAACCCGCTGCTGCCGCCGTCGCTGGTCCGCATCCACAGCGTGCGCAGCGGGCTGCTGCTGATCGTGCCGCTGTGCCTCGGCTTCGGCGGCTTCATGTTCGTGCTCGCGGTGGCCATGCAGGACGGACTGCACCTCGGTGCGCTCGCCGCCGGTGCGGCGCTCGCGCCGCTGTGCGCGACCTTCTTCGCCGCGTCGCTGCTCGGCCCGCGCCTGGTGGCCCGCTTCGGCCGCCGCACCGTCACGGCGGGCTCGCTGATCCAGGGGGCGGGTCTGCTGATCCTGGCCGGGACCTTCTTCTGGGGCTGGCCGCACATCGGCGTCCTGGCGCTCGCACCCGGCATGGCGGTGACCGGTTTCGGGCAGGGCCTGCTCCTGCCGGTGGTCTTCCGCATCGTCCTCAGCGAGGTGCCCGCCGCGCAGGCGGGAGTGGGGAGCGGGGCGATGGCGACCACGCAGCAGTCCAGCCTCGCGCTGGGCGTCGCCACCCTGGGCACGCTGTTCCTGACGCTGACCACGTCGGTGGGCTTCCGCGACGCCCTCGTCTGGGCCCTGCTGGCCCAGCTCGGCGCGGTCGCCCTCACTGCCGCCTTCAGCCTCCGCCTCCCCCGCACGGTGGTCTGA
- a CDS encoding glycine--tRNA ligase: MAADKIDTIVSLSKRRGFVFPSSEIYGGSKAAWDYGPLGVELKENIKRQWWRAMVTSREDVVGLDSSVILAPEVWVASGHVATFSDPLTECTSCHKRFRADHLEEAYEAKHGRPPANGLADINCPHCGTKGAFTEPKQFSGMLQTHLGPTQDAGSVAYLRPETAQGIFVNFAQVQTTSRKKPPFGIAQMGKSFRNEITPGNFIFRTREFEQMEMEFFVKPGEDEKWHEYWMQERWNWYTGLGIREENIRWYDHPKEKLSHYSKRTADIEYRFNFGGQEFSELEGVANRTDFDLSAHSKASGQDLSYFDQEAGERWFPYVIEPAAGVNRAMLAFMLDAYNEDEAPNAKGAMEKRTVMRLDPRLAPVKVAVLPLSRNPELSPKAKGLATALRANWNIEFDDAGAIGRRYRRQDEIGTPFCVTVDFDTLTDNAVTVRERDTMKQERVSLDQVEGYLGSRLLGC, encoded by the coding sequence GTGGCCGCCGACAAGATCGACACCATCGTCAGCCTGAGCAAGCGCCGTGGCTTCGTTTTCCCGAGCAGTGAGATCTACGGCGGCTCGAAGGCCGCCTGGGACTACGGGCCGCTGGGCGTCGAGCTCAAGGAGAACATCAAGCGCCAGTGGTGGCGCGCGATGGTGACCTCCCGTGAGGACGTGGTGGGCCTCGACTCGTCGGTGATCCTCGCCCCCGAGGTGTGGGTCGCCTCGGGTCACGTCGCCACGTTCTCCGACCCGCTCACCGAGTGCACCTCCTGCCACAAGCGCTTCCGCGCCGACCACCTGGAGGAGGCGTACGAGGCCAAGCACGGCCGGCCGCCGGCCAACGGGCTGGCCGACATCAACTGCCCGCACTGCGGCACGAAGGGCGCCTTCACCGAGCCCAAGCAGTTCTCCGGCATGCTGCAGACCCACCTCGGCCCGACCCAGGACGCCGGCTCGGTGGCGTATCTGCGGCCCGAGACCGCGCAGGGCATCTTCGTGAACTTCGCCCAGGTGCAGACCACCTCGCGCAAGAAGCCGCCGTTCGGCATCGCCCAGATGGGCAAGTCGTTCCGCAACGAGATCACGCCGGGAAACTTCATCTTCCGCACCCGCGAGTTCGAGCAGATGGAGATGGAGTTCTTCGTCAAGCCCGGCGAGGACGAGAAGTGGCACGAGTACTGGATGCAGGAGCGCTGGAACTGGTACACCGGCCTCGGCATCCGCGAGGAGAACATCCGCTGGTACGACCACCCGAAGGAGAAGCTGTCGCACTACTCGAAGCGCACCGCCGACATCGAGTACCGCTTCAACTTCGGCGGCCAGGAGTTCAGTGAGCTGGAGGGCGTCGCCAACCGCACCGACTTCGACCTTTCCGCGCACTCCAAGGCCTCCGGCCAGGACCTGTCGTACTTCGACCAGGAGGCCGGCGAGCGCTGGTTCCCGTACGTGATCGAGCCTGCGGCGGGCGTCAACCGCGCCATGCTGGCGTTCATGCTGGACGCGTACAACGAGGACGAGGCGCCGAACGCCAAGGGCGCCATGGAGAAGCGGACCGTGATGCGGCTGGACCCGCGGCTGGCCCCGGTCAAGGTCGCCGTCCTGCCGCTGTCCCGCAACCCCGAGCTGTCCCCGAAGGCCAAGGGCCTGGCCACCGCGCTGCGGGCGAACTGGAACATCGAGTTCGACGACGCCGGCGCCATCGGCCGTCGCTACCGCAGGCAGGACGAGATCGGTACGCCGTTCTGCGTCACGGTGGACTTCGACACGCTCACGGACAACGCGGTGACCGTCCGGGAGCGCGACACGATGAAGCAGGAGCGGGTGTCCCTCGACCAGGTCGAGGGCTACCTGGGCAGCAGGCTGCTGGGCTGCTGA
- a CDS encoding Fur family transcriptional regulator, with product MKHPGPSGPPVAGRATRQRAAVAAALEEVDEFRSAQDLHDLLKHRGDSVGLTTVYRTLQSLADAGEIDVLRTGEGESVYRRCSGGGHHHHLVCRSCGKAVEVEGPAVESWAEAVASENGFVDVAHTMEIFGTCAECAAARP from the coding sequence ATGAAGCACCCCGGGCCCTCCGGGCCGCCCGTCGCGGGCCGGGCCACCCGGCAGCGGGCCGCGGTCGCGGCGGCGCTGGAAGAGGTCGACGAATTCCGCAGCGCGCAGGATCTGCACGACCTTCTCAAGCACCGGGGCGACTCGGTCGGTCTGACGACCGTCTACCGCACGCTCCAGTCCCTCGCCGACGCCGGCGAGATCGACGTGCTGCGCACCGGTGAGGGCGAGTCGGTCTACCGCCGCTGCTCGGGCGGCGGCCACCACCACCACCTGGTCTGCCGCTCGTGCGGCAAGGCGGTCGAGGTCGAGGGCCCCGCGGTCGAGAGCTGGGCGGAGGCGGTCGCCTCCGAGAACGGCTTCGTGGACGTGGCCCACACGATGGAGATCTTCGGCACCTGTGCGGAGTGCGCTGCCGCGCGGCCCTGA
- a CDS encoding MMPL family transporter, with product MRATGTTAGTTTSTSASTRRRRLPWAMIGLWIVVLAVSAVFAGKLDGVKHDDAVDYLPASAQSTQVAKIQKDMSGGSATALVLVYDRAGGLTAADRATADRQTAALERAYPLVGAKPAAVAAKDGRTLIVPVSIAERAGKPEDVVKAVRDQLAAGRPAGLTIDVGGPGAAQGDAKEVFASIDGTLLLSTAGIVALLLILTYRSPFLWLVPLAVVGVAAGTAMALVYGMVRAFGLTVSDMSSSVMTVLIFGAGTDYALLLISRYREELRRVPEPYEAMRAALRGVGPAVLTSAATVVAGLLCLLAADLNSSRGLGPVGAVGIVCSLAAMTTLLPAVLVLLGRRVFWPLIPAYGSESRASRGVYHRIGTFVVRRPVAVLAASAVAVGALALGIGNLPGALHQDDTFTSTPESVSADHILHRAFPERSTQAITVVVPTDRAAAAKAAAGGTTGVAGVDTGRSGGGWTEIAVYPTAAPDSAAEKDTVTRLRAATAADHGLVGGASAQRIDTASTSSRDSRLVIPLVLAAVFLLLAALLRSLVAPLLLTAAMVGVWAAALGIGGLIFGPVLGFHGIDPGLPLLSFVFLVALGVDYGIFLMHRMREEARDGADPRRATVGALESTGGVIASAGIVLAATFTVLASLPLVMMVEMGLVIALGVLLDTFVVRTFLVPAATTLLSTRVWWPTPPALRSPTPEKPPTRTSVVA from the coding sequence CGATGATCGGGCTGTGGATCGTGGTCCTCGCCGTCTCCGCGGTCTTCGCGGGCAAGCTCGACGGCGTCAAGCACGACGACGCCGTCGACTACCTGCCGGCCAGCGCGCAGTCCACCCAGGTCGCCAAGATCCAGAAGGACATGTCCGGCGGCAGCGCCACCGCCCTGGTGCTGGTCTACGACCGGGCCGGCGGCCTGACCGCCGCCGACCGCGCCACCGCCGACCGGCAGACCGCCGCCCTGGAGCGGGCCTACCCGCTGGTGGGCGCCAAGCCCGCCGCGGTCGCCGCCAAGGACGGCCGCACCCTGATCGTGCCGGTCTCCATCGCCGAGAGGGCTGGCAAGCCCGAGGACGTCGTCAAGGCCGTCCGCGACCAGCTCGCCGCCGGCCGCCCCGCCGGGCTGACCATCGACGTCGGCGGACCCGGCGCGGCGCAGGGCGACGCCAAGGAGGTCTTCGCGAGCATCGACGGCACCCTGCTGCTGTCCACCGCGGGCATCGTCGCGCTGCTGCTGATCCTCACCTACCGCAGCCCCTTCCTGTGGCTGGTGCCGCTCGCCGTCGTCGGCGTCGCCGCCGGCACCGCGATGGCGCTGGTCTACGGCATGGTGCGGGCCTTCGGCCTGACCGTGTCCGACATGAGCTCCTCGGTGATGACCGTGCTGATCTTCGGCGCCGGCACGGACTACGCGCTGCTGCTGATCTCCCGCTACCGCGAGGAGCTGCGCCGCGTCCCCGAGCCGTACGAGGCGATGCGGGCCGCCCTGCGCGGGGTCGGCCCCGCCGTGCTCACCTCGGCCGCCACCGTCGTCGCAGGGCTGCTCTGCCTGCTCGCCGCCGACCTCAACAGCAGCCGCGGCCTGGGGCCGGTCGGCGCGGTGGGCATCGTCTGCTCGCTCGCCGCCATGACCACCCTGCTGCCCGCGGTGCTCGTCCTGCTCGGCCGCCGGGTCTTCTGGCCGCTGATCCCCGCCTACGGCAGCGAGTCCCGCGCGAGCCGCGGCGTCTACCACCGGATCGGCACGTTCGTGGTGCGCCGGCCGGTCGCCGTGCTCGCCGCCTCCGCCGTCGCGGTCGGCGCGCTCGCCCTGGGCATCGGCAACCTGCCAGGCGCACTCCACCAGGACGACACCTTCACCAGTACGCCCGAGTCGGTCAGCGCCGACCACATCCTGCACCGGGCCTTCCCCGAACGCAGCACCCAGGCGATCACCGTCGTCGTACCGACCGACCGCGCGGCCGCGGCGAAGGCCGCCGCCGGCGGCACCACCGGGGTCGCCGGCGTCGACACCGGGCGGTCGGGCGGCGGCTGGACGGAGATCGCCGTGTATCCGACCGCGGCGCCCGACAGCGCGGCGGAGAAGGACACGGTCACCCGGCTGCGGGCCGCCACCGCGGCCGACCACGGCCTGGTCGGCGGCGCCAGCGCCCAGCGGATCGACACCGCCAGCACGTCGTCGCGGGACAGCCGCCTGGTCATCCCGCTGGTGCTCGCCGCGGTCTTCCTGCTGCTCGCCGCGCTGCTGCGCAGCCTGGTCGCCCCGCTGCTGCTGACCGCGGCCATGGTCGGCGTCTGGGCCGCGGCCCTCGGGATCGGCGGCCTCATCTTCGGCCCCGTCCTCGGCTTCCACGGCATCGACCCCGGGCTGCCGCTGCTCAGCTTCGTCTTCCTGGTCGCGCTGGGCGTCGACTACGGCATCTTCCTGATGCACCGCATGCGGGAGGAAGCCCGCGACGGGGCGGATCCGCGGCGTGCGACGGTGGGCGCGCTGGAGTCCACCGGCGGGGTGATCGCCTCGGCGGGCATCGTCCTGGCGGCGACGTTCACGGTGCTGGCGTCGCTGCCGCTGGTGATGATGGTGGAGATGGGCCTGGTCATCGCCCTGGGCGTGCTGCTCGACACGTTCGTCGTCCGCACGTTCCTCGTCCCGGCGGCCACCACGCTGCTGTCCACCCGCGTCTGGTGGCCCACCCCTCCGGCCCTCCGCAGCCCGACCCCCGAAAAACCCCCGACCCGCACCTCCGTCGTGGCCTAG
- a CDS encoding isoprenyl transferase — protein sequence MARRGILGRNRTSYRTPDPHPSGARPPKLPAELVPKHVAVIMDGNGRWAKERGLPRTEGHKVGEGVVLDVLKGCLEIGVKNLSLYAFSTENWKRSPEEVRFLMNFNRDVIRRRRDEMDELGIRIRWVGRMPKMWKSVVQELQVAQEQTVDNDAMTLYFCVNYGGRAEIADAAQAMARDIAAGRLDPSKVNEKTFAKYLYYPDMPDVDLFLRPSGEQRTSNYLLWQSSYAEMVFQDVLWPDFDRRDLWRACHEFASRDRRFGGALPNEPAAS from the coding sequence ATGGCACGTCGCGGGATTCTGGGCCGGAACCGGACCTCGTACCGCACGCCCGACCCGCACCCCTCGGGCGCCCGGCCGCCCAAGCTCCCGGCGGAGCTGGTGCCCAAGCACGTCGCGGTGATCATGGACGGCAACGGCCGCTGGGCCAAGGAGCGCGGCCTGCCCCGCACCGAGGGCCACAAGGTCGGCGAGGGCGTCGTCCTCGACGTCCTCAAGGGCTGCCTGGAGATCGGCGTCAAGAACCTCTCGCTCTACGCCTTCTCCACCGAGAACTGGAAGCGCTCGCCGGAGGAGGTGCGCTTCCTGATGAACTTCAACCGGGACGTCATCCGCCGCCGCCGGGACGAGATGGACGAGCTGGGCATCCGCATCCGCTGGGTCGGCCGCATGCCGAAGATGTGGAAGTCGGTGGTCCAGGAACTCCAGGTCGCCCAGGAGCAGACCGTCGACAACGACGCCATGACGCTGTACTTCTGCGTGAACTACGGCGGACGGGCCGAGATCGCCGACGCCGCCCAGGCGATGGCCCGCGACATCGCCGCCGGGCGGCTGGACCCGTCGAAGGTCAACGAGAAGACCTTCGCCAAGTACCTCTACTACCCCGACATGCCGGACGTCGACCTCTTCCTGCGGCCCAGCGGGGAGCAGCGCACGTCCAATTACCTGCTGTGGCAGAGCAGCTACGCGGAGATGGTCTTCCAGGACGTCCTCTGGCCGGACTTCGACCGCCGCGACCTGTGGCGGGCCTGCCACGAATTCGCCAGCCGCGACCGTCGCTTCGGCGGCGCCCTCCCCAACGAGCCCGCCGCCTCCTGA
- a CDS encoding sensor histidine kinase — protein sequence MLTSLAPAGPAAAPPPPRVTYSDVAFAVAIFLAQAILALALPEAARSHRPDALGWFLLAASGAVLAWRRHAPMWCLLGMVAVVAPYHYMENIQEAPLLSSMIALYSVAVAGPPARTFLVVPTVVGTMAAVMSAIGKPTAGTQMLQGAGWIVAVAIAGEVVRMHRNYIAAIMERAERAERTREEEAARRVAEERLRIARDLHDLLAHSITLIGVQTSVAAHILLADPDRLDRTAVAAALDNIADTCREARSELRTTLRVLRADSDGPLPDLAGIPSLAEAAEAAGAKVTLAVDPGGEAVPAAVGAAAYRIVQESLTNAVRHAGAPDPQVRVRVSRQGAALHVCVEDDGPVPLRPPDDDRPEGFGIVGMRERARSVGGTLAAGPRTDGAAGFSVTAVLPCFLRQADHTAVAVLGADHQGDLG from the coding sequence GTGCTCACAAGCCTCGCCCCCGCCGGCCCAGCGGCAGCGCCCCCGCCCCCGCGGGTCACCTACTCCGACGTGGCCTTCGCGGTGGCGATCTTCCTGGCCCAGGCGATACTGGCGCTCGCCCTGCCCGAGGCGGCCAGGAGCCACCGGCCCGACGCGCTCGGCTGGTTCCTGCTGGCAGCCAGCGGCGCCGTGCTCGCCTGGCGCCGCCACGCCCCGATGTGGTGCCTGCTCGGCATGGTCGCGGTCGTGGCGCCTTACCACTACATGGAGAACATCCAGGAAGCCCCGCTGCTGTCCAGCATGATCGCGCTGTACTCGGTGGCGGTCGCGGGACCGCCGGCCAGGACGTTCCTGGTGGTGCCGACCGTGGTGGGCACGATGGCCGCCGTGATGTCGGCCATCGGCAAGCCCACCGCCGGCACCCAGATGCTCCAGGGCGCCGGCTGGATAGTGGCCGTCGCGATCGCCGGCGAGGTCGTACGGATGCACCGCAACTACATCGCCGCGATCATGGAGCGCGCCGAGCGGGCCGAGCGGACCCGGGAGGAGGAGGCCGCGCGCCGGGTCGCGGAGGAGCGGCTGCGGATCGCCCGCGACCTGCACGACCTGCTGGCGCACAGCATCACCCTGATCGGCGTGCAGACCTCGGTGGCCGCGCACATCCTGCTCGCCGACCCCGACCGGCTGGACAGGACCGCGGTGGCGGCGGCGCTGGACAACATCGCGGACACCTGCCGGGAGGCACGTTCCGAGCTGCGCACCACCTTGCGGGTGCTGCGCGCCGACAGCGACGGGCCGCTGCCCGACCTGGCGGGCATCCCGTCGCTGGCCGAGGCCGCGGAGGCGGCGGGCGCCAAGGTCACGCTGGCCGTCGACCCCGGCGGCGAAGCGGTGCCGGCCGCGGTGGGCGCCGCCGCGTATCGGATCGTCCAGGAGTCGCTGACCAACGCCGTACGCCACGCGGGCGCGCCCGACCCGCAGGTGCGGGTGCGGGTCAGCCGGCAGGGCGCCGCCCTGCACGTCTGCGTCGAGGACGACGGCCCGGTGCCGCTGCGGCCGCCCGACGACGACCGCCCCGAGGGCTTCGGGATCGTGGGGATGCGGGAGCGGGCCAGAAGCGTCGGCGGCACGCTCGCCGCAGGCCCGCGGACCGACGGCGCGGCGGGCTTCTCGGTCACCGCCGTGCTGCCCTGCTTCCTGCGCCAGGCCGACCACACCGCCGTCGCCGTGCTCGGCGCCGACCACCAGGGAGACCTCGGATGA
- a CDS encoding response regulator transcription factor produces the protein MTTPEPIRVLLADDQTLVRAAFAMLVESARDMEVVGQAGNGLEAVERARSSRADVVVMDIRMPEMDGIEATRRIAADDDLAGVRILVLTTYDDDEHVVAALRAGASGFMVKDTRPAELLDAIRTVAAGDSLLSPGPTARLIARVLRLPDRPPPSSTPGTGRLTCLSDREREVLTLVARGLNNAEAGEALGLSPLTAKTHVSRIMGKIGARDRAQLVIAAYESGLVAPGAEH, from the coding sequence ATGACGACCCCGGAGCCGATCAGGGTGCTGCTCGCCGACGACCAGACGCTGGTACGCGCCGCGTTCGCGATGCTGGTGGAGTCCGCCCGCGACATGGAGGTGGTCGGCCAGGCGGGCAACGGCCTGGAAGCGGTGGAGCGGGCCCGCAGCTCCCGGGCCGACGTCGTCGTGATGGACATCCGCATGCCGGAGATGGACGGCATCGAGGCCACCCGGCGGATCGCCGCCGACGACGACCTCGCCGGGGTGCGGATCCTGGTGCTGACCACCTACGACGACGACGAGCACGTGGTGGCGGCGCTGCGCGCGGGCGCCTCCGGCTTCATGGTCAAGGACACCAGGCCCGCGGAACTGCTCGACGCGATCCGTACGGTCGCGGCCGGCGACTCGCTGCTGTCCCCGGGGCCGACCGCCCGGCTGATCGCCCGGGTGCTGCGGCTGCCCGACCGACCGCCGCCCAGCAGCACCCCCGGCACGGGCCGGCTGACCTGCCTGTCGGACCGCGAGCGCGAGGTGCTGACACTGGTCGCCCGCGGCCTGAACAACGCCGAGGCGGGCGAGGCGCTGGGCCTGAGCCCGCTCACCGCCAAGACCCATGTCAGCCGGATCATGGGCAAGATCGGCGCCCGCGACCGCGCCCAACTGGTCATCGCCGCCTACGAGTCGGGACTGGTGGCACCCGGCGCGGAGCACTGA
- the recO gene encoding DNA repair protein RecO, producing MSLFRDDGIVLRTQKLGEADRIITLLTRRHGRVRAVARGVRRTKSKFGARLEPFTHVDVQFFVRGGELIGRGLPLCTQSETIAPYGSPIVADYARYTAGTAMLETAERFTDHEGEPAVQQYLLLVGALRTLAAGDHDPRLVLDAFLLRSLAVNGYAPSFDDCAKCGMTGPNRFFSVGAGGVVCGECRVPGSVVPSREALELLGALLGGDWETADACESRHCREGSGLVAAYLQWHLERGLRSLRFVEK from the coding sequence ATGAGCCTGTTCCGCGACGACGGCATCGTGCTGCGCACCCAGAAGCTGGGTGAGGCGGACCGGATCATCACGCTGCTCACCCGGCGGCACGGCAGGGTCCGGGCGGTGGCCAGAGGGGTGCGGCGGACGAAGTCGAAGTTCGGTGCCCGCCTTGAGCCCTTCACCCACGTCGACGTGCAGTTCTTCGTCCGCGGCGGCGAGCTGATCGGCCGCGGGCTGCCGCTGTGCACCCAGAGCGAGACGATCGCCCCCTACGGCAGCCCGATCGTCGCCGACTACGCCCGCTACACCGCGGGCACCGCGATGCTGGAGACCGCCGAGCGCTTCACCGACCACGAGGGCGAACCGGCGGTGCAGCAGTATCTGCTGCTGGTCGGCGCCCTGCGCACGCTCGCGGCCGGCGACCACGACCCGCGGCTGGTCCTCGACGCGTTTCTGCTGCGCTCGCTGGCCGTCAACGGCTACGCGCCCAGCTTCGACGACTGCGCCAAGTGCGGGATGACCGGGCCGAACCGGTTCTTCTCGGTCGGCGCGGGCGGAGTGGTATGCGGCGAGTGCCGCGTGCCGGGAAGCGTCGTACCCTCACGGGAGGCACTGGAACTCCTCGGTGCGCTGCTCGGCGGCGACTGGGAGACCGCCGACGCCTGCGAGTCGCGGCACTGCCGCGAGGGCAGCGGGCTGGTCGCGGCCTACCTCCAGTGGCACCTGGAGCGCGGCCTGCGCTCTCTGCGGTTCGTCGAGAAGTAG